In the genome of Bosea sp. ANAM02, the window CACCGAACGGCATGATCGGCTTGCCGTCCTTGGCAAGCATGCCCGGGATGATCGTGTGGAACGGGCGCTTGCGCGGCGCGATGGCGTTGGGATGGCCTTCGATCAGGCGGAAGCCCGAGCCGCGGTTCTGCAGCATGACGCCGGCCTTGGCCGCATAGATGCCGCTGCCGAAGGCGGAGAACAGCGAGTTGATGAAGGAGACCATGTTACCCTTGCCGTCGACGACGCAGAGATAGATCGTGTCCTTGTGCAGGGGCATGTCGAAGGCTTCGGGCGCCGCCGCCTTCTCCAGGCTGATCTCCCCACGGATGCGCCCAACGAACTGGTCCGACAGGAAGGCATCCGTATCGAAGGGGCTGACAGCGGGATCGGCGACCAGCGCATCGCGCTGGCGATAGGCGGCCTTGCTGGCTTCGGCGAGGAGGTGGATGCGGTCGGCCTCGCTGAGCTTCTCGTCCTTCATGTCGAAGCCTTCGAGGATGCGCGCGATCAGCAGCGCGGCGATGCCCTGGCCGTTCGGCGGGCATTCCCAGAGGCGGTGGCCGCGATAATCGGCGCCGATCGGATCGACATAATCCGGCTTCGAGGCGGCGAAATCCTCGAGGCTGATCAGGCTGCCGGCCGCGTTGAGCACGGAGACCATGTCCTCGGCAAGCTCTCCCTCATAGAACGCCGAGCGACCTTCGCGGGCCACGCGGCGCAGCATGTTGCCGAGAGCGGGATGGACCATCCTGTCGCCGACCGCCGGGGGATTGCCGCCCGGCAGGTAGACGGCGTTGCCAAGGCCGTGCTTCTCGATGCGCCCGCGGGCCTTGGCCCAGTCGAGCGCGACGCGCGGCGTCACCACGAAGCCCTCCTCGGCGGCGCGGATCGCGGCTGCGAAGATCTCGTCGAGGCTCTTGCTGCCATGGTCGGCGACGAGGCGGCACCAGGCGTCGATGGCGCCGGGCACGGTCACGGCATGGGGCGAATCCGCCGCGATCGACGTCATGCCCTGACCGAGGAACCAGCCGAGATCGGCCTTGGCGGCCGAGCGGCCCGAGCCGTTGATCGCGACCATCCTGCCATTGGCCGGCGCATAGATCGCAAAGCAGTCGCCGCCGATGCCGGTCATATGCGGATCGACCACCGCCTGGACGGCCACCGCCGCGATCGCGGCATCGATGGCGTTGCCGCCGTTGCGCAGGATCTCGACCGCCGCCAGCGTCGAGGCCGGATGCGAGGTCGCCGCCATGCCGCGATCGCCGACCGCAACCGGCCGGCCCGGCACCATGAAATCGCGAACGCCCCAGCTCATGCCCGTCTCCACCTCTGCGGCGCCATCGCTGCGCGGCGCCCTGTTCCCCAACGCTTTGGCGCGCCGGAAGGGGGCTTGGCAATCCCGCCCCGCGCATGGCCGACGCGATCCGCCCCTCGCCGCACGCAACGATCGCGATTGACATAGCCGCACATCGGACTATCGCCGCGTCCGAAGGACGGGCCTGCCATGCAAGACTACATCCGCAAGATCATCGGGGCGCGCGTCTATGACGTCGCGATCGAAAGCCCGCTCGATCCGTTGCCGCGTTTGTCAGCCCGGATCGGTGGCAGCGCCCTGCTCAAGCGCGAGGATCTGCAGCCCGTCTTCTCGTTCAAGCTGCGTGGCGCCTACAACAAGATCGCGGGCCTTTCCGCCATCGAGGCCGAGCGCGGCGTGATCTGCGCCTCGGCCGGCAATCATGCGCAGGGCGTGGCGCTGGCGGCGAAGAAACTCGGCATCAAGGCGACCATCGTGATGCCGCGCACCACGCCGGACATCAAGGTTCAGGCGGTGCGCAGCCTCGGCGGGCGCGTCGTGCTGCATGGCGAGAATTTCGAGGAGGCCTATGGCCATGCCCGCAAGCTCGAGGCCGAGAAGGGGCTGACCTTCGTCCACCCCTATGACGACCCGGACGTCATCGCCGGTCAGGGCACGGTCGGCATGGAGATCCTGCGCCAGCATTCCGAGCCGATCTTCGTGCCGATCGGCGGCGGCGGGCTTGCAGCCGGCGTCGCAGTGTACGCCAAGTTCCTGCGGCCGGATATCAAGGTGATCGGCGTCGAGCCCGCGGACGCCGCCTCCATGGCCGGCGCCATCGCGGTGGGCGAGCGGGTGGTGCTCGATCAGGTCGGGCTTTTCGCCGACGGCGTCGCGGTTCGGCAGGCGGGCGAGGAAACCTTCAGGCTCTGCCGCGAACTGCTCGACGCGGTCGTCACCGTCTCGACCGACGAGATCTGCGCGGCGGTCAAGGACATCTTCGAGGATACCCGCGCCATCGCCGAACCCTCGGGCGCGGTCAGCCTCGCGGGTCTCAAGGCCTATGCGGCGCGTGAGCCCCAGCGTACCGGCGCGCTGATCGCGATCAATAGCGGTGCGAACATGAATTTCGACCGCCTGCGCCATATCGCCGAGCGGGCCGAGATCGGCGAGCATCGCGAGGCACTGCTGGCGGTGACCATCCCCGAAAGGCCCGGCGCCTACCGCGCCTTCATCGAGTTGCTCGGCCGGCGCGCCATCACCGAGTTCAACTATCGCTATTCCGATCCGAAGGCCGCGCGCATCTTCGTCGGCGTGCAGCTTTCGGAGGGCGATGCCGAGAAGCGCCAGATCATCGCGATGCTGTCCGAGCACGGTTATCCCGTGCTCGACATGAGCGATAACGAGCTCGCCAAGCTACATATCCGCTACATGGTCGGCGGCAAGGCGCCGGGGCTCGGCGACGAACTGATCTTCCGCTTCCAGTTCCCGGAACGGCCGGGCGCGCTGCTGAAATTCCTCAACAGCCTTTCGGCCGACTGGAACATCTCGCTGTTCCACTACCGCAACCACGGTGCCGATTACGGCCGCATCCTCGCCGGCATCCAGATTCCGCCAAACCAGCGTGACCAGCTCACGAAACGACTCGATGCGCTCGGCTATCCCTATTGGAGCGAGAGCGACAACCCGGCCTATCTCTCGTTCCTGGCGGAGATGTCGGCGACCTAGAACAATGCCTGGCGTCCGTTATAGCCGAAGCCCTCATCCTGAGGAGCGAGCCGAAGGCTTGCGTATCGAAGGATGTTCCAGGAATCTCTGGAACCATCCGGAGCATCCTTCGAGACGCCGCTATCGCGGCTCCTCAGGATGAGGGCTGAGTTTTTCCATCCGAGCTGTAAGCTCTGGCGCATGACTCTCGAACAGCTCCGCATCTTCGTCGCCGTCGCCGAACGGGAGCACCTGACGCAAGGCGCGCGCGTCCTCAATCTCACGCAATCGGCCGTGAGTTCAGCAATCACGACGCTGGAGGCGCGCTACGCCACGAAGCTGTTCGACCGGATCGGCCGGCGGATCGTCCTGACCGAAGCCGGCCAACTCTTCCTGATCGAGGCGCGCGCCGTGCTGGCGCGTGCCGCGGCGGCGGAGGCGGTGCTCTCCGATCTCTCGGGCCTGGCGCGCGGCTCGCTCACGCTGATGGCAAGCCAGACGGTGGCGAATTACTGGCTGCCGCCGCTGATCCAGCGCTTTCACCGGGAGCACCCCGGCATCGCCGTCTCGCTCGCGATCGGCAACACCGAAACGGTCAGCGCCGCCATTCATGACGGTGCGGCCGATCTCGGCTTCATCGAAGGCGAGATCGACGCGCCCTCGCTCGACATGACCGAGGTCGACGAGGACGAGCTCGTCATCGTCGTGCCGACCGGCCATCCATGGGCCGAAGCTGCCCCCTCCACCCAGGAACTCTCGGGAGGCGCCTGGGTTCTGCGCGAAGCGGGCTCGGGGACGCGGGCGATGTTCGAGGCGGCGCTGCCGGGGCTCGGCCTCGGCGCGGATGATCTCACCGTGGCGCTGGAACTGCCGTCCAACGAGGCGATCTGCGCCGCCGTTGCATCCGGCGCAGGCGCGACCGCCATTTCGCGCCTCGTCGCCGCCAATGCGATCGCGGCCGGACGGCTCGCCACCGTGGCGCTGCCGCTGCCGAGGCGCCGCTTCCTCGCCTTGCGCCATCGGGAACGCTATCTCGCCAAGGCGGCGGCAGCGTTTCTTGCGCTCTGTCAGGGGGGCTAGCGGCGGCCTGCATCCCTTGTCATTCCGGGGCTTCGCGCAGCGAAGAACCTGGAATCCACGACCGGGCGAGCCGCTTTCAACCGAATACCTGATGTCTCACCCAGTCGTGGATTCCGGGTTCGCGCCTTCGGCGCGCCCCGGAATGACAGAGGGCGGTGCCAAGCCGTCGCTCAGACTCTCGAAGCTCAGGCCGCAGCGGCAGAACCCGGCGCCCCGCGCATCAGCATGCCGAAGAGATCGCGGGAATCGTCGGGGTCGGCGATCAGGTCGAGATCGACATAGGTGCCGGCCTCGCGGATGCGCTCGTAGACATAGCGCAGCGCCGAAAAATCCTCGATCGCGAAGCCGACCGAGTCGAACATCGTGATCTGGCGGGTGTCGGTGCGGCCCTGAGCCGTGCCGGCAATGACCTTCCAGAGTTCCTCGACCGGATGATCGGCGTCGAGTTGCTGGATGTCGCCTTCGATGCGGGTCTGCGGCGGGTACTCGACGAAGATCGAGGAGCGCAGCAGCACGTCGCGGTGGATCTCGGTCTTGCCGGGGCAATCACCCCCGACCGCGTTGATATGGATACCGGCGCCGACCATGTTGTCGGTCAGGATCGTCGCATACTGCTTGTCCGCCGTGACGGTGGTGACGATCTCGGCGCCCTCGACGGCTTCCATCGCGGTCGCGCAGCGCGTGATCCTGAAGCCGTGGCGGGCGAGGTTGCGGGCGCATTTCTCGGTCGCGGCCGGATCGACGTCGTAAAGGCGCAGGTTCTCGATGCCGAGGATCGCGCGGAAGGCGAAGGCCTGGAACTCGGACTGCGCGCCATTGCCGATGATCGCCATGGTCGCGGCGTTCTTCGGCGCGAGGTGCCTAGCGGCAACCGCCGACATCGCCGCCGTGCGCAGGGCGGTCAGGATGGTCATCTCGGAGAGCAGGACCGGATAGCCGGTCGCGACATCCGAGAGCAGGCCGAAGGCGGTGACGGTCTGCAGGCCGGCCTTCATGTTCTTGGGATGGCCGTTGACGTATTTGAAGCCGTAGAGCTTGCCGTCGCTGGTCGGCATCAATTCGATCACGCCTTCGAGGCTGTGGGAGGCGATGCGCGGCGTCTTGTCGAAGATCTCCCAGCGCCGGAAATCCTCCTCGATATAGGTGGCGATCTCGGACAGCATCCGCTCGATGCCGATCGCATGGACCAGCTTCATCATGTGGTCGACACTGACGAAAGGCACGACGTTGAGCTGCTGAATCATGGGTCCCCGCGCTGTTCTCGTTGAAGGAGTGATTGTCCCTGTTTTCGGCGGCAGGCGAAAGAAGCCAAAACGACCAGATCGGGACCAAGATTGATCGAAACGGGAAAGCGATTTATCCATTTCGGGCGATGGACGATCTCGACCGCAAGCTCATCACCCTGCTGCGCCACGACGGGCGCCGCAGCATCTCGGACCTGGCCGCCGATCTCGGCCTGACGCGGGCGACGGTGCGGGCGCGGCTGGAGAAGCTGGAGCAATCCGGCGAGATCATCGGCTTCACGGTGATCCTGCGTTCGGATGCGATCGACCTGCCCGTGCGCGGCATCACCATGATCGAGATCGCCGGCCAGGCGGCGGATACGGTGATCGATGCGCTTTCAGGCTTCACCGAGGTCTCCAGCATCCACACCACCAACGGCAACTGGGACCTCGTGGTCGAGCTGGGCACCTCCGACCTGATCGCCTTCGACCAGGTACTCCGGCGCATCCGCATGATCCCCGGCGTCACCAACAGCGAGACCAGCCTGCTCCTGGCGACGCCGCGCAGCGTCAAGGCGCGGCTCTGAGCGAACTCATCCTCCGCCGTCATCCCGGGCGCAGCGAAGCGTAGACCCGGGATCCATTCCGGAGCCTTGCCGAAAGAGGTTCCGGAATGGATCCCGGATCGGCGCCGTAAACCCGGCTTGCCCGGGTTGACGCGATGGTTCTGGTGACGAACAGGCCCGGCGCGTCCTCGCACAAGAAGCGCCGCTGCATGGCCGCCATCCGCAAACGCGGCGCGGCGCCCCGTGACAGGCGGGCATCCGCCCCCTAACGTTGGGCCCCGTCAGATACAGCGTTGGTGGCGGCCGGCGATGCATGATCGCGCAAGGCCGCCCGTTCGCGTCGGACACCCACAGTTCCCGCTCTGGGCATCGATATCCGGCCGCTTTCCGGCAGGGTGTCCGCGCCACGGGCCAAGACTAAGGCAGGAGACCAGACCATGGCGCATGAGCTCGAATTCTATATCGACGGCCAATGGGTGAAGCCGTCCGGCAACCGCACGCTCGGCGTGGTCGACCCGTCGAACGAGGAGGTCTTCGCCACGATCGCGCTCGGCGAGCAGGCCGATGTCGACAAAGCCGTCGCCGCGGCCCGCGCCGCCTTTCCGGCCTTCGCCGCGACCTCGAAAGCCGAGCGCCTCGCCCTGATGCGCCGCCTCGCCGAGGCCTACAAGAAGCGCTACGACGCCATCGCCGACATCCTCTCGCGCGAGATGGGTGCGCCGAAGGAGCTGGCGCACCGCGCACAGGCCGCGATGGGCACCGCCCACCTGGCCAAGATGATCGAGACGCTCGAAAACTTCGAGTTCGAGGAGCTGCGCGGCACCACCCTGATCGCCAAGGAGCCGATCGGCGTCGTCGGCATGATCACGCCGTGGAACTGGCCGCTCAACCAGATCATGTGCAAGGTCGCGCCCGCGCTCGCCGCCGGCTGCACCATGGTGCTGAAGCCCTCCGAGATCGCCCCGCTCAACGCCATCATCTTCGCCGAGGCGATGGACGAGGCCGGCGTGCCGAAGGGCGTGTTCAACCTCGTCAACGGCGACGGCCCGACTGTCGGCGAGGCGATCTCGCGCCATCCGGGCGTCGACATGGTCTCCTTCACCGGCTCGACGCGGGCCGGCATCCTCGTCGCCAAGGCGGCGGCGGATACCGTCAAGCGCGTGCATCAGGAGCTCGGCGGCAAGTCGGCCAACATCATCCTCGACGATGCCGACCTGAAGAAGTCGGTGAAGCTGGGCGTCGAGAGCGTGATGCGCAACTCGGGCCAGTCCTGCAACGCGCCGACCCGGATGTTCGTGCCGGAGAAGCTGCATGATGAGGCCCTCGCCATCGCCAAGCAGGTGGCCGAGCCGCTCAAGGTCGGCGCACCCTCGGCCGATGGCGTCTTCCTCGGCCCGGTCGTCAGCGAGGCGCAGTATGAAAAGGTGCAGCGCCTGATCGAGGCCGGCATCAAGGAAGGCGCGACACTGGTCACCGGCGGCACGGGCCGTCCGGAAGGCCTGAACCGCGGCTACTATGTCCGCCCGACCGTGTTCGGCGGCGTCACCGACGAGATGACCATCGCCCGCGAGGAGATCTTCGGCCCCGTGCTGTCGATCCTGCCCTACAAGAGCGACGACGAGGTGGTCTCGCGCGCCAACGACACGCCCTACGGCCTGGCCTCTTACGTCCAGTCCGGCTCGCAGGAACGCGCCCGCAAGGTCGCGGCCCAGATGCGCTCGGGCAATGTCTACATCAACTACCCGGCCTGGGACGCGGGCGCACCGTTCGGCGGCTACAAGCAGTCCGGCAATGGCCGCGAATACGCCGATTTCGGCCTTGAGGAGTTCCTCGAGATCAAGGGCACGGTCGGCTACGCCGCCGCCTGAGGCGTCGTGTCCTGTCGTCGTGGTCGGGCTTGTCCCGACCATGACGGCAGGCTGAGCCGCCGCCTAATCCTCCTCCGGCACCGCCGCGATCGGGAGCGCGCTGGAGCGCTTCACCTGGCCGAGCGCGAAGCTCGACTCGATCGAAGCGACGCCATCGAGGCGGGTGAGCTTGTCCTTGAGGAAGCGCTCATAGGCCGGCAGGTCGCGCACGACGATGCGCAGCAGATAGTCGCGCTGGCCGGTCATCAGGTAGCAATCGACCACCTCGGGCCAGCGCGCCACGGCCTGCGAGAAGCGGTCGAGTTCATCCTCGCGCTGGCGCTCCAGCTTGATCGAAACGAAGACGCTGATCGGCAGGCCAACCTTGGTCTGATCGATGATCGCGGCATAGCCGGTGATCACGCCCGCCTCCTCCAGGATGCGGATGCGCCGCGCGCAGGGCGAGGCCGACAGACCCACGCGCTCGGCGAGGTCCTGTACCGAAAGGCGCGAGTTGATCTGCAGTTCCGCGATGATCTTGCGGTCGAGCGCGTCGAGGCGCAGACGGGGCATTATCTCCTCCGGCGAAGCAGACGTCTTTTACAGGACGCCTCAGGCTCCGCCAGTCCTCGCAACGTCCGGCGCGGCTGCCGTCGCGAGGCGCCCTTCCTCGGCCTTGTGCACATATTGCGATGCGACGAGCCAGCCCTTGAGCGGCTGCAGCGGCGGAATGCAGGTCAGCAGGATCAAGGGCAGCGTGGTGACCAGATGTACCCAGCTCGGCGGATCGTAGGTCAGCTCAAGCCAGAGCGGGAACGCCGCCGCCGGCACGCAGACGAACATCATCACGAAGAAGGCCGGGCCGTCGGCGGGATCGGCAAAGCCGTAATCGAGGCCGCACACCTCGCAACGCGGCTTGATCTTGAGAAAGCCGGAGAACATCCGGCCCTGGCCGCAGCGAGGGCAGCGTCCGCGCAGGCCGGTCTTGAGCGGGGACAGTACCGGCCAGTCCTGGCCTGCGTCGATATCTGGCATGATGCGTCTCGTCCGGCGCCGCGACTGTGGATGGCGGCATGCCCGTGACATCGGCCCGGATCCGGCGTGGAACAAGGACGCAGCTTGCCGCTGCGCCGATAAGCCGCGCCGCTCAGATATGCAGCGCGTGGCCCAGCGCCTTCATCGCGGCCTCCGGGAAGGCCTCGCCCAGCGTCGGATGCGCGTGGATCGTGCCCGCAATATCCTGCAGCGTCGCGCCCATCTCGATCGCGAGCCCGAAAGCGGCCGAGAGTTCCGAGACGCCTGAGCCCACCGCCTGGATGCCGAGCACCAGTTCGCTGCCGGCCTGCGCGACGACGCGGACGAAGCCGGCCTCGCCATGGCGGGTCATCGCCCGGCCATTGGCGGCGAAGGGGAACTGGCCGATCTTCAGCTCGTGGCCGGCGCGCTTGGCCTCGTCCGGCGAGAGGCCGACCGAGACGATCTCGGGGTCGGTGAAGCAGATCGCCGCGATGCCGCGCTTGTCCCAGGCGCGCGGCAGGCCGGCGACGATCTCCGCCACCATCTCGCCCTGCGCCATGGCGCGATGCGCCAGCATCGGCTCGCCGGTGACGTCGCCGATGGCATAGATGCCGCGCATCGCGGTCTCGCAGCGCTCGCCGATGCGGATGAAACGGCCGTCCATGTCGAGCACGAGATTTTCGAGCCCGAGACCGTCGGTGACCGGCTTGCGGCCGACCGTGACCAGGATCCTGTCGGCCGGCAGGCTGCGCTCCTTGCCGTCGGAAGTCTCGATGCGCAGGCCGTCGCCCTTGGGCGTAGGCCCGAGCGCCTTGGCCCCTAGCAGTACCTCGACGCCGAGCGCGGTCAGGCGCTTGGAGATCGGGCCGGTCAGCTCGGCATCGTAGAGCGGCAGGATCTTGTCCTGCGCCTCGACGACCGTGACCTTCGCGCCGAGCTTGGCAAAGGCCGTGCCCAGTTCCAGCCCGATATAG includes:
- a CDS encoding gamma-glutamyltransferase family protein, with protein sequence MSWGVRDFMVPGRPVAVGDRGMAATSHPASTLAAVEILRNGGNAIDAAIAAVAVQAVVDPHMTGIGGDCFAIYAPANGRMVAINGSGRSAAKADLGWFLGQGMTSIAADSPHAVTVPGAIDAWCRLVADHGSKSLDEIFAAAIRAAEEGFVVTPRVALDWAKARGRIEKHGLGNAVYLPGGNPPAVGDRMVHPALGNMLRRVAREGRSAFYEGELAEDMVSVLNAAGSLISLEDFAASKPDYVDPIGADYRGHRLWECPPNGQGIAALLIARILEGFDMKDEKLSEADRIHLLAEASKAAYRQRDALVADPAVSPFDTDAFLSDQFVGRIRGEISLEKAAAPEAFDMPLHKDTIYLCVVDGKGNMVSFINSLFSAFGSGIYAAKAGVMLQNRGSGFRLIEGHPNAIAPRKRPFHTIIPGMLAKDGKPIMPFGVMGGQYQSTGHAHFLSGILDRGFDPQQASDAPRSFAYDGKLSLETTIPASIAADLKARGHDVIWSEEPLGGCQAIWVDHKRGVMFGASDHRKDGFALAV
- the ilvA gene encoding threonine ammonia-lyase, biosynthetic yields the protein MQDYIRKIIGARVYDVAIESPLDPLPRLSARIGGSALLKREDLQPVFSFKLRGAYNKIAGLSAIEAERGVICASAGNHAQGVALAAKKLGIKATIVMPRTTPDIKVQAVRSLGGRVVLHGENFEEAYGHARKLEAEKGLTFVHPYDDPDVIAGQGTVGMEILRQHSEPIFVPIGGGGLAAGVAVYAKFLRPDIKVIGVEPADAASMAGAIAVGERVVLDQVGLFADGVAVRQAGEETFRLCRELLDAVVTVSTDEICAAVKDIFEDTRAIAEPSGAVSLAGLKAYAAREPQRTGALIAINSGANMNFDRLRHIAERAEIGEHREALLAVTIPERPGAYRAFIELLGRRAITEFNYRYSDPKAARIFVGVQLSEGDAEKRQIIAMLSEHGYPVLDMSDNELAKLHIRYMVGGKAPGLGDELIFRFQFPERPGALLKFLNSLSADWNISLFHYRNHGADYGRILAGIQIPPNQRDQLTKRLDALGYPYWSESDNPAYLSFLAEMSAT
- a CDS encoding LysR family transcriptional regulator, which codes for MTLEQLRIFVAVAEREHLTQGARVLNLTQSAVSSAITTLEARYATKLFDRIGRRIVLTEAGQLFLIEARAVLARAAAAEAVLSDLSGLARGSLTLMASQTVANYWLPPLIQRFHREHPGIAVSLAIGNTETVSAAIHDGAADLGFIEGEIDAPSLDMTEVDEDELVIVVPTGHPWAEAAPSTQELSGGAWVLREAGSGTRAMFEAALPGLGLGADDLTVALELPSNEAICAAVASGAGATAISRLVAANAIAAGRLATVALPLPRRRFLALRHRERYLAKAAAAFLALCQGG
- a CDS encoding ornithine cyclodeaminase, encoding MIQQLNVVPFVSVDHMMKLVHAIGIERMLSEIATYIEEDFRRWEIFDKTPRIASHSLEGVIELMPTSDGKLYGFKYVNGHPKNMKAGLQTVTAFGLLSDVATGYPVLLSEMTILTALRTAAMSAVAARHLAPKNAATMAIIGNGAQSEFQAFAFRAILGIENLRLYDVDPAATEKCARNLARHGFRITRCATAMEAVEGAEIVTTVTADKQYATILTDNMVGAGIHINAVGGDCPGKTEIHRDVLLRSSIFVEYPPQTRIEGDIQQLDADHPVEELWKVIAGTAQGRTDTRQITMFDSVGFAIEDFSALRYVYERIREAGTYVDLDLIADPDDSRDLFGMLMRGAPGSAAAA
- a CDS encoding Lrp/AsnC family transcriptional regulator, with the protein product MDDLDRKLITLLRHDGRRSISDLAADLGLTRATVRARLEKLEQSGEIIGFTVILRSDAIDLPVRGITMIEIAGQAADTVIDALSGFTEVSSIHTTNGNWDLVVELGTSDLIAFDQVLRRIRMIPGVTNSETSLLLATPRSVKARL
- a CDS encoding aldehyde dehydrogenase family protein; this translates as MAHELEFYIDGQWVKPSGNRTLGVVDPSNEEVFATIALGEQADVDKAVAAARAAFPAFAATSKAERLALMRRLAEAYKKRYDAIADILSREMGAPKELAHRAQAAMGTAHLAKMIETLENFEFEELRGTTLIAKEPIGVVGMITPWNWPLNQIMCKVAPALAAGCTMVLKPSEIAPLNAIIFAEAMDEAGVPKGVFNLVNGDGPTVGEAISRHPGVDMVSFTGSTRAGILVAKAAADTVKRVHQELGGKSANIILDDADLKKSVKLGVESVMRNSGQSCNAPTRMFVPEKLHDEALAIAKQVAEPLKVGAPSADGVFLGPVVSEAQYEKVQRLIEAGIKEGATLVTGGTGRPEGLNRGYYVRPTVFGGVTDEMTIAREEIFGPVLSILPYKSDDEVVSRANDTPYGLASYVQSGSQERARKVAAQMRSGNVYINYPAWDAGAPFGGYKQSGNGREYADFGLEEFLEIKGTVGYAAA
- a CDS encoding Lrp/AsnC family transcriptional regulator: MPRLRLDALDRKIIAELQINSRLSVQDLAERVGLSASPCARRIRILEEAGVITGYAAIIDQTKVGLPISVFVSIKLERQREDELDRFSQAVARWPEVVDCYLMTGQRDYLLRIVVRDLPAYERFLKDKLTRLDGVASIESSFALGQVKRSSALPIAAVPEED
- a CDS encoding DUF983 domain-containing protein, yielding MPDIDAGQDWPVLSPLKTGLRGRCPRCGQGRMFSGFLKIKPRCEVCGLDYGFADPADGPAFFVMMFVCVPAAAFPLWLELTYDPPSWVHLVTTLPLILLTCIPPLQPLKGWLVASQYVHKAEEGRLATAAAPDVARTGGA
- the lpdA gene encoding dihydrolipoyl dehydrogenase encodes the protein MTEITCKLLVIGAGPGGYVCAIRAGQLGIDTVIVESTRLGGSCLNVGCIPSKAMIHVAEEFEKAAEAAAGKTPFGLIAAEPKLDLKQAVAWKDGIVQRLNNGVAGLLRKAKVKIVHGKARFRDGKTVVVETETGPKTIQAEAIVIATGSAPVELPFLPFGGNVISSTGALALTEVPKRLVVVGGGYIGLELGTAFAKLGAKVTVVEAQDKILPLYDAELTGPISKRLTALGVEVLLGAKALGPTPKGDGLRIETSDGKERSLPADRILVTVGRKPVTDGLGLENLVLDMDGRFIRIGERCETAMRGIYAIGDVTGEPMLAHRAMAQGEMVAEIVAGLPRAWDKRGIAAICFTDPEIVSVGLSPDEAKRAGHELKIGQFPFAANGRAMTRHGEAGFVRVVAQAGSELVLGIQAVGSGVSELSAAFGLAIEMGATLQDIAGTIHAHPTLGEAFPEAAMKALGHALHI